In Virgibacillus sp. NKC19-16, a single genomic region encodes these proteins:
- a CDS encoding flagellar biosynthetic protein FliO, which yields MLIKKLLIAIGLMILLFCTAFSGLVEASNKVSDCLDGNTECEDELEPTPTNESETEQDESTGGTENNGLLLFDLVKMFFALLLVLALIYLLIKFLGKRNKLFHQVKALENLGGISVGQNKSIQLVRIGTKVYLIGVGENVEMLQEITDDEIKKDLLHIESNEDKDFSAGALFKSFLQPKSDGDSYEANQSKHEFKQLFSNELEKLKTNRKNIIKWQNQKEDKHE from the coding sequence ATGTTGATAAAAAAACTATTGATTGCCATCGGTCTTATGATCCTTCTCTTTTGTACTGCTTTTTCAGGTCTTGTTGAAGCGAGTAACAAGGTATCCGATTGCCTGGATGGTAATACTGAGTGCGAAGATGAGTTAGAGCCAACACCTACCAATGAATCTGAAACAGAACAGGATGAATCAACAGGGGGCACTGAAAATAACGGATTGTTGTTATTCGATTTAGTGAAAATGTTTTTTGCTTTACTATTAGTCCTTGCACTTATTTATTTATTGATCAAATTTTTAGGTAAACGCAATAAATTATTTCATCAAGTAAAAGCATTGGAAAATTTGGGGGGTATATCGGTTGGACAGAACAAGTCGATTCAACTTGTTCGAATAGGAACAAAGGTTTATTTGATTGGTGTCGGCGAGAATGTAGAAATGCTACAAGAGATCACTGATGATGAAATAAAAAAAGATTTATTACATATAGAGTCAAATGAAGATAAGGATTTTTCCGCAGGAGCATTATTCAAATCATTCCTGCAGCCAAAATCAGATGGGGATAGTTATGAAGCGAATCAATCAAAACATGAATTTAAACAGCTGTTTTCAAATGAACTGGAGAAATTGAAGACAAACAGAAAAAATATAATCAAATGGCAAAATCAGAAGGAAGATAAGCATGAATGA
- the fliQ gene encoding flagellar biosynthesis protein FliQ yields the protein MTSEFVLALAERGIYTTLLVTGPLLILALAVGLLVSIFQATTQIQEQTLAFIPKIVAVLVGLVFFGPWMLTIMIEFTTDLFHNLNQFVG from the coding sequence GTGACTAGTGAATTTGTTTTAGCTTTGGCAGAAAGAGGCATTTATACGACATTACTCGTTACTGGTCCACTGCTTATTTTGGCATTGGCAGTAGGACTTTTAGTAAGTATTTTTCAAGCAACAACCCAAATTCAGGAACAAACCCTGGCCTTTATTCCAAAAATAGTGGCTGTATTAGTAGGACTGGTTTTCTTTGGGCCTTGGATGCTTACTATAATGATAGAGTTTACTACCGATTTATTTCATAATCTAAATCAGTTTGTAGGGTAA
- the fliR gene encoding flagellar biosynthetic protein FliR has protein sequence MTDIININSIPVFLLILVRVLAFFVTLPLFSYRTVPLPFKIGFSFFLAFIMFYTVDASAINIDEMYIFLLVKEALVGLLIGLIAFIILSAIQVAGGFIDFQMGFAIANVMDPQTGAQSPLTGQYLYIFALLFLLSVNGHHLLIDGIFNSYHFIPIDAFIPFQDRSIADFVIETFNQMFIIAFQMAIPIVGCLFLVDVALGIIARAVPQLNVFVVGLPLKILVSFIVILFFLSLYIALARNLFEIMFDAMRGLLQLFGGA, from the coding sequence ATGACGGACATCATTAATATAAATAGTATCCCAGTATTTTTACTTATTTTGGTTCGTGTATTGGCCTTTTTTGTTACATTACCATTGTTCTCATACCGGACAGTGCCATTACCATTTAAAATTGGATTTAGTTTCTTTCTCGCGTTTATTATGTTTTATACTGTTGATGCTTCTGCCATAAATATTGATGAAATGTATATATTTCTGCTTGTTAAAGAAGCGCTTGTCGGACTGTTAATTGGTTTAATCGCATTTATTATTCTATCAGCAATTCAGGTTGCCGGTGGTTTTATTGATTTTCAAATGGGTTTTGCTATCGCAAATGTAATGGACCCGCAAACAGGTGCACAAAGCCCCTTAACCGGTCAGTATCTGTATATCTTTGCACTCCTATTCTTATTATCGGTTAATGGTCACCATTTATTAATAGATGGAATTTTTAATAGTTATCATTTCATACCGATTGATGCCTTTATCCCATTTCAGGATAGATCAATTGCTGATTTTGTAATCGAAACGTTTAATCAAATGTTTATTATTGCATTTCAAATGGCTATACCGATCGTTGGTTGCCTGTTTTTAGTTGATGTTGCTTTAGGGATTATCGCAAGGGCAGTACCGCAGTTAAATGTTTTTGTCGTTGGGTTGCCGTTGAAAATTTTAGTGAGCTTTATTGTCATCTTATTTTTTCTAAGCCTCTATATTGCGCTTGCAAGAAATTTATTCGAGATTATGTTTGATGCAATGCGGGGGCTGTTGCAATTGTTCGGAGGTGCTTAA